Below is a window of Desulfobulbaceae bacterium DNA.
AGTGACAGCCATGAGCGCTCTGTTTCCGGCTATCACATTATCGGCCCCCCATGAACTGATCAACTTCAAGGAAAACACCAAACTCCCCTCATTCACTCTCCCAGACATCGCCAACGGCACACAAGTATCCTTTAACACTGCGACTGGCAAACCTTCGGTCCTGATCTTCCTCTCAATAACCCCAGCCTTCAAGGAAAAACGGTCCTTGGCCTTAGCCCAGGTTCTCTCCAAACTCAATACCGACTTTCAAGGCCGAGTCCAGTGTTATGGTGTTTCTTCCGATGACCAGGGAAAAGACACCATTAAAAGGTACCTCCAAGACAAAGTCATCACTATCCCAGTCCTTGATGATAGCAAGCGTAATATCTATGATCGGTACGGTGTCTTCATGATGCCCTTAGCCATTCTTATTGGCGGAGATGGCACCTTGCAAGCGGTGGTGCCCTATACCTCCAACATAGACGAGATCCTCACCAATAACCTGAAATTCCTCTTAGGAGACTGGACCAAGGAGCAATGGCAAAACTCCTTTAAACTCGAACAAAATATATCAAGAAGCACAGAGGAAAAGGAGTACATCAGAAGAGTGAACTACGGTAGAGTCATGCTGGGTAAAAAGATGCACGGAGCGGCGCTGCGCGAATTCATGACCGCACTCAAAATCATGCCTAAAGCAATTGATGCCTATATCGGGCTCGGTAATGTTCAGCATGCCTTGGGAAAACTCGACCAAGCAGAACAATCATACCGCAAAGCTTTGGAGATCGACAAGGAGTCTGATGAAGCCCTATCCGGCCTTGGCATCGTCCTCTACCAGAAAGGCTCGCTGGACCAAGCCATTCCAATTTTGGAACATGCCCTGATCAGCCCGAACCCCCAGCTTGAAGTGATTGTCTCGCTGGCCGAATTCTATGAGAAAAACGGTCAGATTGCCAAAGCAATCCGCTTGAACAAACTTGCCGTTTCAAGGTTGATGGACGACCTGAATAACTAATTTTACTGCTTCAGGTTATCGGTTTACGGTTATCAGTTGGCGGTTAATGAACCTGGGCAATGACTGATCTCGCTCACTGACATCACCCATCATCCGATGAATCATGACCGACTATGATACTGATCACAGTCACTCTGAGCACACCTGAAAGTAGCTGCGCTTATCCACCAGAAATAATTAACTTCGTCAGTATCGCTTTCAATATCATGGAAAGTTAGAAAAAACTCCCCAATCCACTCTTACCCAAAAAGCAGCAAGGGGGCAGCCAGATTTCTGGCGCCCCCTTGCTGCTAACAACTCCCTCGTATACGCGCTGTTAAATCAGAACGACCCGCCCAAGCTGAAATCCCAGTTACTCTGAACCTCGTACTCAGTGGGATCAAGGTTATAGCCCCACTCCAAACGAAGCGGACCCATCGGTGACAGCCAACGAAAACCACCACCGACACTCTTCTTAATCACCCCGAAGTCCCAGTTCCCGTGCTCATCATAGACGTTACCGCAATCAAAGAAAACCACCCCCTTGAGCCCGGCATCTTTCACCAGTGGGAAAATCCATTCTGTATTTGAATACCACATCTTGCCGCCACCAATCTTCTCTCCAGTAACAGGGGGATCACGCGGGCTGATATTAGAAGACTTAAAGCCACGGATCGTGTTCATTCCGCCAAGATAAAATTTTTCAAAGACCGGAAGTTTATCAGTTGAATTGGCAAATGCATATCCCGCGGCCAGCTTATAGTGGAACGTGGTCTCCCAGGGCAACCTGAAAAACCAACTCGAACTCCCCTCAAACTTGGTGAACTCGGCATCACCACCCAATACTCCACCGGCATACTTCGAGTTTATGGTATTCAAGGAACCAGTGCTGGGGTCTGTAAACTTATCGCGACTGTCGCGAGCAAAACCAAGTCCCACGGAGCTGGTGACATTGATATTCATCGAATCCTTGATAATTTTTGAAGCAGTATCCTTTACATCACTCAAGGTGCTGTCTTCAAAGGTGTACCCGGTTGACATATGCCACTTCTCCCAAAGCGGATACCCAAAACGGAGCCCAACCCCTTGGGAATCCTTGGTAAAATCGTCATACTCCCGCATCCAGTTAAACACATCGAAGCCGAAGAGCAAGTTACTGTCCGCCAGATGAGGTTCCGTAAAATTAAAACTATACTGATTGCTCACACCGCTGATATTGGCCTTGAGCGACACCCTCTGTCCTTTGCCTAGAAAATTATTCTGACTGACCTCGGACATGAACATAAAGCTGTCTACCGAACTGTAGCCTGCTCCAATACTGAAGTTTCCGGTCGCCTTCTCCTTGACATCCACCTGCAGATCCATCAAGCTTTCATCCATGGTCGGCACTGGGGTAATCTCAACCGCTTCAAAATATTCAAGACGGTTGAGTTTTTCCTGACTCTTCTTCAACGCCACCGAGTTAAAAAGGCCACTCTCTTTGACCTGCATCTCTCGACGAATGACCTTATCACGGGTCCGCGAGTTACCCTTGATCACGATCCGGTTGATGTGAACCAGCTCTTTCTTGTTGATGTTCAAGACAATATTGACCCGTTTATTAGCATCGTCCTTGGCAGTGGAAGGTATGACCTCAGCAAAGGCGTAGCCCTTCTCTGAGTAGCGGTCCGTAATTCTTAAGATATCCTCGCGCAACGTCTTACGACTAAAGTACGGCTCTTTAATAATCTGTGTCAATCCCATCAAATCGCTCTTGCCTTCAATGAGGTCACCGCTTAAATCCACGGTGCCGACCTTGTAACGGTCGCCCTCGGCGATATTGAAATTAATAAAAAGCCATTCATCCTTCTGGGTTACCTCAGGCTCACCGACCTTAGCATCGACAAAGCCGTTATTGTTATAGAAGGCAACTAACCTGTCTGCATCCTGTGCCAGCAGATCACGTTTCAAGATCCCACTATCCGTAAACCAGGAAAACCACCCCTTTTTAGAGGTCTGCAGAATCTTTACCAGAGCCTTACTCTTAAATGCCGTATTGCCGGTAACAGTTAACTCCTTAATATAGACCTTAGGCCCCTCCTTGATGGTGAAGGAGACATCAACCTTGCCGGTCTTAGCGACTTTGGTGTCAGAAACAACTGTGGTGTTATAATACCCTTCGTCCTTATAGAGTTGCTTGATAGCCTCGGCAGACCTCTGCACATCCTGAGTGCTGATGATACTATTGACCGTCACCGTGATCACTTCCCGGATCTTCTCCTCCTTCAACTCATCCTCACCGTCAATCGAGATCTGGCCGACCACCGGTTTTTCGGTAACTTCAAAAATCAGCGCCTTACCCTCGGCAGTATCGCTCGAATGAACAAGAATATTATCAAAATACCCCATCGCATAAATATCTTTGATCGCTTGGCGCAGGGAAGCAGATTGATACTGATCGCCTGCCTTCAGTGTTACCTTGTGGATGATGGCGCCTGATTCGATCTTCTTGTTGCCGCTGATGGCGATACTAGCGACACGGGTAGCCCGGTTGGTGAACGACTGGACATTTTTGGTAAGTCGAGCGAAAATAGTAGCCAAATCGCTGGCTTTTCCCTCATCAAAATAATACTTGATCTGATCTGGAGCGAGAACATCAATAACCACCATATCGATGGAAACCACCGTACCCATCTTGGTAAGACTGCCGGTTAACAAGTAGTCGGTCGTGCCGGTGATCAGGGTACCGAGTGCACTTACCGGAGGAGGCCAAACCCCGTTAGTATAGTCAACAGCCTGTTGGGCCTCGGAACGAGAAACAAAGGAAAAGCCAAGATCCTTGACAGCGTTATACAAGGCTTGATCTGCTTCAAGAGTAACTGCGCCCGCCTCATCCCCCGCATTGATCTTGACAGGCAGGACTGTCGTTGCGGTTACGGGCGGAGAGTCCGCAGCAAAGGCGCGAGCCTCAGGATAAATACCCACTAAACTCATTAAGAGGGCCAGTATAGTCCACGAAAAAGGGATCATTCGTAGCACAATATGACGGGCGGTGGAATGCCGAAGTTTTATGATTCGCATTGACCTTATACCTTTGGCCTTTCGCCTGAATGCAGGCAACGGAAGTTGAAGAAGATACATCGATTTGGAAACTGAGACCAACTAACTGAAAATTATACTTTCCTTACCGTATCTAGGGCTGAATTTCAATCTCTATTGCATCGGAAAGAAGGTATCGGAACAGTTGACGGTTGCCGGTTGACGCACCCTGCCAAGGGTGACCACTCTCACTGATATTATCCATTACTGCAAACGCCCTTCCCGAAGGGTCAAACAACGTCCCATCCGCCGAGCAAGATCATAATTATGGGTCACCATGACTGTGGAGACCCCCCACGTCTGGTTCATTTCCGCCATCAGATCGAACACCCTGAGACCGGCATCAGGATCGAGATTACCGGTTGGTTCGTCGGCCAAGAGCAGGGCAGGCTTCAATATCAGGGCCCGGGCCAGAGAAACGCGCTGCTGCTCACCGCCGGACAATTCACCAACCTTATGCCGAATCCGGTTGGCAAGACCGATCTTAGCAAGCAGTTCCTGTGCTGCATGATCCAACTCATGACGATCATGCCCGGCGATGATCCCAGGCATAATGATATTCTCCAAAGCATTGAATTCTGGAAGCAGATGATGAAACTGAAACATGAAACCGATGGATTTATTACGGAAGCGGCAGAGTTCGTTATCGCTCCTGGCGAGAATTTCATCCCCCCGATAGTGGATTGTGCCAGAATCAGGGCGCTCCAAGGTGCCTAGGATATTAAGAAGAGTCGTCTTACCCGAACCAGACGCTCCAATGATGGCAATCATCTCCCCAGCGGCGATACAGATCTCTAAGTCCTTGAGGATTTCGATAGTCCCCGACAGTTCAAATGCCTTACAGATGCCCCTGGCGTGCAGGAGCGGCTCGGAATTATTCATAACGCAGAGCCGTGGCCGGATCAATTTTTGCTGCCTGCCACGATGGGTAAAGGGTGGCAAGCAAGGTAATAAGCACCGCACTTGCCGAGATGAGCAGCACGTCCTGAGGCACTACCTCAACCGGCAGGGTGGAGATGGGATAAACCTCAGGCAATTTGATGAATTTATAGCGGCGCAGGACATCACACACCGCCACTCCGCCCAAGACCCCGGCCACAGTCCCGGAGATGCCGATAATCAGTCCCTCATAGATAAAAATCTTCATAATCTGAGAGGCCCTGGCCCCCATAGATTTCAGAATGGCAATATCCTTATTTTTCTCCATCACCACCATGATCAGGGTACTGACGATGTTAAAGGCGGCCACCACCACCACCAGGGTAATAATAATGAACATCGATTTTTTTTCCAACTCAAGGGCAGAGAAAAGCCCCTTATTGGTGCTGATCCAATCCCGAGCCACTGTACCCTGCCCCAATTGTTCCTCAATCTGACGTGCCATTTCATGAGCCTTGAAGATGTCGGTCAACCGGACCTCTACCCCATGGACATCCTGGCCCAATTCCAAAAAATCCTGCGCTACCGGCATTGAGACGAAAGCCATGGCGGAATCGTACTCGTACATATCAGTCTTAAAGATGCCAATGACCTCGCAGGTCTTGATCCTGGGCAAAATTCCAATCGGGGTCAATGCCCCGGCAGTGGACATCAGCCGAATACGACTCCCTGGAAAGACTCGAAGCTGCTTAGCAAGTTCATTGCCGAGGATGATGCCTGGCACCCCGCCCCGTCCTACTGGCAACTCCAGGTCGGCAATGGCCCCCCCTTTCAGGTGGCGATCCAAATCCAGGACCCGGTTAGCGCTCTGAGGGTCAATCCCCCTGACAATAGCGCCTGTCCCTGCGTCAGCGCTGGTGATCATGGTTTGAGTCACAACATAGGGTGTAGTCCCGACCACTCCGGGGATTGCATCCAACTGGCTGGCCATCTCAGAGTAATCACTGATCTGGCCCTCAAGTTTCTGAACAACAATATGGGAGTTGATACCTAAGATCTT
It encodes the following:
- the bamA gene encoding outer membrane protein assembly factor BamA, which translates into the protein MYLLQLPLPAFRRKAKGIRSMRIIKLRHSTARHIVLRMIPFSWTILALLMSLVGIYPEARAFAADSPPVTATTVLPVKINAGDEAGAVTLEADQALYNAVKDLGFSFVSRSEAQQAVDYTNGVWPPPVSALGTLITGTTDYLLTGSLTKMGTVVSIDMVVIDVLAPDQIKYYFDEGKASDLATIFARLTKNVQSFTNRATRVASIAISGNKKIESGAIIHKVTLKAGDQYQSASLRQAIKDIYAMGYFDNILVHSSDTAEGKALIFEVTEKPVVGQISIDGEDELKEEKIREVITVTVNSIISTQDVQRSAEAIKQLYKDEGYYNTTVVSDTKVAKTGKVDVSFTIKEGPKVYIKELTVTGNTAFKSKALVKILQTSKKGWFSWFTDSGILKRDLLAQDADRLVAFYNNNGFVDAKVGEPEVTQKDEWLFINFNIAEGDRYKVGTVDLSGDLIEGKSDLMGLTQIIKEPYFSRKTLREDILRITDRYSEKGYAFAEVIPSTAKDDANKRVNIVLNINKKELVHINRIVIKGNSRTRDKVIRREMQVKESGLFNSVALKKSQEKLNRLEYFEAVEITPVPTMDESLMDLQVDVKEKATGNFSIGAGYSSVDSFMFMSEVSQNNFLGKGQRVSLKANISGVSNQYSFNFTEPHLADSNLLFGFDVFNWMREYDDFTKDSQGVGLRFGYPLWEKWHMSTGYTFEDSTLSDVKDTASKIIKDSMNINVTSSVGLGFARDSRDKFTDPSTGSLNTINSKYAGGVLGGDAEFTKFEGSSSWFFRLPWETTFHYKLAAGYAFANSTDKLPVFEKFYLGGMNTIRGFKSSNISPRDPPVTGEKIGGGKMWYSNTEWIFPLVKDAGLKGVVFFDCGNVYDEHGNWDFGVIKKSVGGGFRWLSPMGPLRLEWGYNLDPTEYEVQSNWDFSLGGSF
- a CDS encoding ABC transporter ATP-binding protein; the protein is MNNSEPLLHARGICKAFELSGTIEILKDLEICIAAGEMIAIIGASGSGKTTLLNILGTLERPDSGTIHYRGDEILARSDNELCRFRNKSIGFMFQFHHLLPEFNALENIIMPGIIAGHDRHELDHAAQELLAKIGLANRIRHKVGELSGGEQQRVSLARALILKPALLLADEPTGNLDPDAGLRVFDLMAEMNQTWGVSTVMVTHNYDLARRMGRCLTLREGRLQ
- a CDS encoding tetratricopeptide repeat protein yields the protein MYRVILLIIVTAMSALFPAITLSAPHELINFKENTKLPSFTLPDIANGTQVSFNTATGKPSVLIFLSITPAFKEKRSLALAQVLSKLNTDFQGRVQCYGVSSDDQGKDTIKRYLQDKVITIPVLDDSKRNIYDRYGVFMMPLAILIGGDGTLQAVVPYTSNIDEILTNNLKFLLGDWTKEQWQNSFKLEQNISRSTEEKEYIRRVNYGRVMLGKKMHGAALREFMTALKIMPKAIDAYIGLGNVQHALGKLDQAEQSYRKALEIDKESDEALSGLGIVLYQKGSLDQAIPILEHALISPNPQLEVIVSLAEFYEKNGQIAKAIRLNKLAVSRLMDDLNN
- a CDS encoding lipoprotein-releasing ABC transporter permease subunit: MRFEWFVCLRYLKAKRKQNFISLISVISVAGVAIGVMALIIVLSVMTGFTDELRDKILGINSHIVVQKLEGQISDYSEMASQLDAIPGVVGTTPYVVTQTMITSADAGTGAIVRGIDPQSANRVLDLDRHLKGGAIADLELPVGRGGVPGIILGNELAKQLRVFPGSRIRLMSTAGALTPIGILPRIKTCEVIGIFKTDMYEYDSAMAFVSMPVAQDFLELGQDVHGVEVRLTDIFKAHEMARQIEEQLGQGTVARDWISTNKGLFSALELEKKSMFIIITLVVVVAAFNIVSTLIMVVMEKNKDIAILKSMGARASQIMKIFIYEGLIIGISGTVAGVLGGVAVCDVLRRYKFIKLPEVYPISTLPVEVVPQDVLLISASAVLITLLATLYPSWQAAKIDPATALRYE